One Aquarana catesbeiana isolate 2022-GZ linkage group LG11, ASM4218655v1, whole genome shotgun sequence genomic window carries:
- the RPS13 gene encoding small ribosomal subunit protein uS15: MGGQEWLKLTSDDVKEQIFKLAKKGLTPSQIGVILRDSHGVAQVRFVTGNKILRILKSKGLAPDLPEDLYHLIKKAVAVRKHLERNRKDKDAKFRLILIESRIHRLARYYKTRRVLPPTWKYESSTASALVA, from the exons ATGGGGGGGCAGGAG TGGTTGAAACTGACATCTGATGATGTGAAGGAACAGATTTTCAAACTGGCCAAGAAGGGTCTCACCCCGTCCCAGATTG GTGTTATCCTGAGGGACTCTCATGGTGTTGCTCAGGTTCGCTTTGTAACTGGTAACAAGATCCTGCGGATCCTGAAATCCAAGGGACTGGCCCCTGACCTTCCCGAGGACCTCTACCACCTGATCAAGAAGGCTGTGGCTGTCCGCAAACATCTGGAGAGGAACAGGAAG GATAAAGATGCCAAATTCCGTTTGATTCTCATTGAAAGCAGAATCCACCGATTGGCTCGTTACTACAAGACCAGGAGAGTCCTCCCACCCACCTGGAAGTA CGAGTCCTCCACAGCCTCGGCCCTTGTCGCATAA